A genome region from Natronobeatus ordinarius includes the following:
- a CDS encoding DUF975 family protein, producing MYAVDDLSDAIDVTREFLTPIRAGMWLRLVLVVFFISGAGIGGGTPPVGDIGMVADGPTVPVEEPTDPTGEPIDPEADFPLEELLLVGVVLLLVGFVIWLVFSILRAIMDFVFVESLRSSNVHVRRYARENLGRAGRLFLFRVIVGLLAFGPLVLGFFVVVFTADALEEVAFASLALLALLAIPIYLLYAIVMRFTTVFVVPIMLLEERTVLGGWKRFWPTFTANWTEYVVYLVLVWIIWVLVGIAIAFLAFFGVLLIGLPFGILAVIFAALLGPIGLVLAAVTLLAAFVLFLVYITLIEVPIYSYLRYYALLLLGDTDRELDLIPEQRAAVRGDGGRDEDGRWRTDEDERQLEEDDERADDGDDDDGWNNDDDGWNNNDNDDDGWDDESDEWNTSSDWDDNDDDRRW from the coding sequence ATGTACGCCGTCGACGACCTGAGTGATGCGATCGACGTAACGAGGGAGTTTTTGACTCCGATACGGGCGGGGATGTGGCTCAGGCTCGTGCTCGTGGTCTTTTTCATCAGCGGGGCTGGGATTGGCGGCGGGACGCCACCGGTCGGCGATATCGGAATGGTCGCCGACGGGCCGACGGTCCCGGTCGAAGAACCGACCGACCCGACCGGCGAGCCGATCGATCCCGAAGCCGACTTCCCACTGGAGGAACTCCTGTTGGTTGGCGTCGTACTGCTACTCGTCGGCTTCGTCATCTGGCTGGTGTTCTCGATCCTCCGGGCGATCATGGACTTCGTCTTCGTCGAAAGTCTCCGTTCGAGTAACGTCCACGTCAGACGCTACGCACGCGAGAATCTCGGGCGAGCGGGGCGACTGTTTCTCTTCCGGGTGATCGTTGGCCTGCTCGCGTTCGGTCCCCTCGTACTCGGCTTCTTCGTCGTCGTCTTCACCGCGGACGCGCTCGAGGAAGTGGCGTTCGCTTCTCTCGCGTTGCTCGCGTTGCTGGCGATTCCGATCTATCTCCTCTACGCGATCGTGATGCGGTTTACCACCGTCTTCGTCGTCCCGATCATGCTGCTCGAGGAACGGACCGTCCTCGGCGGCTGGAAACGGTTCTGGCCGACGTTCACCGCGAACTGGACGGAGTACGTCGTCTACCTGGTCCTGGTGTGGATCATCTGGGTGCTCGTCGGCATCGCCATCGCGTTCCTCGCGTTCTTCGGCGTCCTCCTGATCGGGCTCCCCTTCGGTATCCTCGCCGTGATCTTCGCCGCACTGCTCGGTCCGATCGGTCTCGTCCTCGCGGCGGTAACCCTCCTCGCCGCGTTCGTCCTGTTTCTGGTCTACATCACCCTCATCGAGGTTCCCATCTACTCCTACCTTCGGTACTATGCCCTGTTACTGCTCGGCGACACGGACCGCGAACTCGACCTGATCCCCGAACAGCGCGCGGCCGTTCGTGGAGACGGTGGCCGGGACGAGGACGGTCGATGGCGGACCGACGAGGACGAGCGCCAGCTCGAGGAGGACGATGAACGGGCCGACGACGGAGACGACGATGACGGCTGGAATAACGACGATGACGGCTGGAATAACAACGACAACGACGACGATGGCTGGGACGACGAGTCAGACGAGTGGAACACCTCGAGCGACTGGGACGACAACGACGACGACCGACGGTGGTGA
- a CDS encoding RIO1 family regulatory kinase/ATPase, producing the protein MDIRQLARGTVEWDRLERVFHTLVDRYDREVVRVQFLEADNWLSTPCVVDDEFFVKIVTRQNALVHAVLTTGRNVGAFSSGTEGFFDRFDTPLEMVEHEYEATRRMRESGLNAPRPIEAFEANGLGVLVLEYLPEFETLEELSPEEVADLAPELYAMLSTLHEHGLAHGDLRAENILLSDGDLYFIDATRMREDRSAETAAYDLACAMAVLEPQIGGRETVRAAATVYTPAELLAAREFLDFVRLRPDHEFDTTQLRSEVEKAADLGSR; encoded by the coding sequence ATGGACATCCGCCAGCTCGCTCGGGGGACCGTCGAGTGGGACCGCCTCGAGCGCGTCTTCCACACGCTGGTGGACCGATACGATCGCGAGGTCGTTCGGGTACAGTTTCTCGAGGCGGACAACTGGCTCTCGACGCCGTGTGTCGTCGACGACGAGTTCTTCGTCAAGATCGTCACCCGGCAGAACGCGCTCGTCCACGCGGTGCTCACCACGGGCCGGAACGTCGGCGCGTTCTCCTCGGGCACCGAGGGCTTTTTCGACCGGTTCGACACTCCGCTCGAGATGGTCGAACACGAGTACGAGGCCACCAGGCGGATGCGCGAGAGCGGCCTCAACGCACCCCGTCCCATCGAGGCGTTCGAGGCCAACGGGCTCGGCGTCCTCGTCCTCGAGTACCTGCCCGAATTCGAGACGCTCGAGGAGCTTTCGCCGGAGGAGGTGGCCGACCTCGCGCCCGAACTCTACGCGATGCTCTCGACGCTCCACGAACACGGGCTGGCCCACGGCGACCTCCGCGCGGAGAACATCCTGCTGAGCGACGGCGACCTCTACTTCATCGACGCAACGCGGATGCGCGAGGACCGCTCCGCGGAGACGGCTGCGTACGACCTCGCGTGTGCGATGGCCGTCCTCGAGCCGCAGATCGGTGGTCGAGAGACCGTCCGTGCGGCGGCGACGGTGTACACACCAGCTGAGCTCCTCGCGGCACGGGAGTTCCTCGACTTCGTGCGCCTCCGTCCGGATCACGAGTTCGACACGACGCAACTGCGAAGCGAGGTGGAGAAAGCCGCCGATCTGGGCAGCCGGTGA
- a CDS encoding extracellular solute-binding protein encodes MGRYGLSRRAFVVGSSTASVGAVSITGCLGRTRDDQTVVMSGDTDFEDIMHADGDEPSVQEALWDAGLDEDITVEVQASVDDSAQRMQAYQSALQAGRSPPDIFMMDSGWTIPFILREQTTNLTEALPDDVVARVEGEYLEAALETAYHPETDDLHAVPLFPDFGTMLYRRDLVEEAGHDTDGWDEDPPSWEEFSEVVADTRDDAGLDFGFTTQAAAYEGLACCTFTEAMSTWGGGYFGGTENLFTAGDRPITVDDEPVLDAIRMMRAFIHGDGDEHALDGYQQICPSAIVQWSEEESLGPFEGGSAVAHRNWPFAIAATGDEEVFGEGLGVMAMPYAVSEAEAEHEGVGGTAAGLGGWHLTLNPNTDRAEEALQVIEAFTHDEVMLTIFELQGFLPPVLELVEEADPDEIGPVARYTEQIQIAGENAVPRPVTDVWPEQSALIFQEVHAAYRGVKSPEAAMGDLSARLERSEADVEDQHGD; translated from the coding sequence ATGGGTCGATACGGCCTCTCTCGCCGGGCGTTCGTCGTCGGATCGTCGACGGCGTCGGTGGGAGCGGTTTCCATCACCGGCTGTCTCGGCCGGACGCGCGATGACCAGACCGTCGTGATGTCCGGTGACACCGACTTCGAGGACATCATGCACGCGGACGGGGACGAGCCGTCGGTCCAGGAAGCGCTGTGGGACGCAGGGCTCGACGAGGACATCACGGTCGAGGTACAAGCGAGCGTCGACGACTCCGCCCAGCGGATGCAGGCGTACCAGTCCGCGCTCCAGGCCGGACGCTCCCCGCCGGACATCTTCATGATGGACAGTGGGTGGACCATCCCCTTTATCCTCAGAGAACAGACGACGAACCTGACGGAGGCACTCCCGGACGACGTCGTAGCGCGCGTCGAGGGGGAGTACCTCGAGGCAGCACTCGAGACTGCGTACCACCCAGAGACGGACGACCTGCACGCAGTGCCGCTGTTTCCCGACTTCGGCACGATGCTGTACCGACGAGACCTCGTCGAGGAGGCCGGACACGACACCGACGGCTGGGACGAAGACCCGCCCTCGTGGGAGGAGTTCTCCGAGGTCGTCGCCGATACTCGAGACGACGCCGGCCTCGACTTCGGCTTCACCACGCAGGCGGCGGCCTACGAGGGACTTGCCTGCTGTACGTTCACCGAGGCGATGTCGACGTGGGGCGGGGGCTACTTTGGCGGCACCGAGAACCTGTTCACCGCCGGCGACCGGCCCATCACCGTCGACGACGAGCCCGTCCTCGACGCGATCCGCATGATGCGGGCGTTCATCCACGGCGACGGCGACGAGCACGCGCTGGACGGCTACCAGCAGATCTGTCCGTCGGCGATCGTCCAGTGGTCAGAGGAGGAGTCCCTCGGCCCCTTCGAGGGTGGCAGCGCCGTCGCCCACCGAAACTGGCCGTTCGCGATCGCCGCGACCGGCGACGAGGAGGTCTTTGGCGAGGGTCTCGGCGTCATGGCGATGCCGTACGCCGTCTCAGAAGCGGAGGCCGAACACGAGGGCGTCGGCGGCACGGCCGCCGGACTCGGCGGCTGGCACCTCACGCTCAACCCCAACACCGACCGCGCCGAGGAGGCGTTGCAGGTCATCGAGGCGTTCACCCACGACGAGGTCATGCTCACCATCTTCGAACTCCAGGGCTTCCTCCCGCCGGTCTTAGAGCTCGTCGAGGAAGCGGACCCCGACGAGATCGGGCCGGTTGCGAGGTACACAGAACAGATCCAGATCGCCGGCGAGAACGCGGTGCCGCGACCGGTGACCGACGTCTGGCCGGAGCAGTCGGCGCTCATCTTCCAGGAGGTTCACGCGGCCTACCGTGGCGTGAAGTCACCGGAGGCCGCGATGGGCGACTTATCGGCGCGACTCGAGCGAAGCGAAGCGGACGTGGAGGACCAGCATGGCGACTGA
- a CDS encoding carbohydrate ABC transporter permease, with protein MATDTDGLTRGETGERDRTGNVVVNWMENLSEAAYAYLLLIPAFALLAFIAFYPLLMTFIMSLRADETRGAEPLGGFVGAENYVDILTGNARLARQFLDVGVSASFPFVEFGTPFLQQALFVTLAFAIISVFFETVIGFGQAYVLDQDFRGRRWVRVAIILPWAVPIVIQGMIFFLLFQPEVGFGSDLMQWLGIFGPDPLADSQDAFVIILVADIWKSAAFMALLILAGLQSVDRSLYEVARVAGASPWQRFKFITLPLVLPALLVAMLFRTMDAMRVYGLIESTAGCTTVPSLTCLVVEAMFGGTRIFATAAAVAFTTALVIGLIISVYVAFFRDTEGGIY; from the coding sequence ATGGCGACTGACACCGACGGGCTGACCCGCGGCGAGACGGGCGAACGCGACCGGACGGGCAACGTGGTCGTCAACTGGATGGAGAACCTGAGCGAGGCGGCCTACGCCTACCTGCTGTTGATCCCGGCGTTCGCGCTACTGGCGTTCATCGCGTTCTACCCGCTGCTCATGACGTTTATCATGTCGTTGCGCGCCGACGAGACGCGAGGTGCGGAACCCCTCGGCGGGTTCGTCGGGGCCGAGAACTACGTCGACATCCTCACCGGGAACGCCCGGCTCGCCCGGCAGTTCCTCGACGTCGGGGTGTCTGCGTCGTTCCCGTTCGTCGAGTTCGGGACGCCGTTCCTCCAGCAGGCGCTGTTCGTGACGCTCGCGTTCGCGATTATCAGCGTCTTCTTCGAGACGGTGATCGGCTTCGGGCAGGCGTACGTCTTAGATCAGGACTTCCGCGGCCGGCGGTGGGTGCGCGTCGCGATCATCCTGCCGTGGGCCGTCCCGATCGTCATCCAGGGGATGATCTTCTTCCTGCTCTTTCAGCCGGAGGTCGGCTTCGGCAGCGACCTCATGCAGTGGCTCGGGATCTTCGGTCCCGATCCGCTGGCGGACAGCCAGGATGCGTTCGTGATCATCCTCGTCGCCGACATCTGGAAGTCCGCGGCGTTCATGGCGCTGTTGATCCTCGCCGGCCTCCAGAGCGTCGACCGGAGCCTCTACGAGGTCGCCCGCGTCGCCGGCGCGTCGCCGTGGCAGCGCTTTAAGTTCATCACCCTGCCGCTCGTGTTGCCGGCGTTGCTCGTCGCCATGTTGTTCCGGACGATGGACGCCATGCGCGTCTACGGGCTGATCGAGTCGACCGCCGGCTGTACGACCGTCCCCTCGCTGACGTGTCTCGTCGTCGAGGCCATGTTCGGCGGCACCCGCATCTTCGCGACGGCCGCGGCCGTGGCCTTCACGACCGCCCTCGTCATCGGCCTCATCATCTCGGTGTACGTCGCGTTCTTCCGCGACACCGAGGGAGGGATCTACTGA
- a CDS encoding carbohydrate ABC transporter permease, whose product MDDRSDVDRSERHRADGGTIFGEREEAELDRGPFQQWVADSISDPERAYRSMFYVATIFFLFTTLFPFYWLLMVALTPEGRQQDIILTPNGFNPGAFVEVFEVIPFHWYMFNSFVIATASTIIVLVVASLAGYAFGRLEFPGKVPMMLLVLVVSFFPPAAFFIPLNDLFNLQFAVLEPVTGDGSLYNTPGAMVMPLSALFMPLAIFILTTFYSQIPDGLEDAARVEGTTRLGALFRVIIPLSAPGVATAGVLTFIAVYNEFFFSFLMTDGQPENWAPILEGILGYQGQYEVLYHLMAAASIIGVIPVAILVIVAQEKIVSGLTAGALKE is encoded by the coding sequence ATGGACGACCGTTCCGACGTCGACCGGTCGGAGCGCCACCGCGCCGACGGCGGCACAATCTTCGGGGAGCGCGAGGAGGCCGAACTCGACCGCGGCCCGTTCCAGCAGTGGGTCGCGGACTCGATCTCAGATCCCGAACGTGCCTATCGGTCGATGTTCTACGTCGCGACGATCTTCTTCCTGTTCACGACGCTCTTTCCGTTCTACTGGCTGCTCATGGTCGCGCTGACTCCCGAAGGCAGACAGCAGGACATCATCCTCACGCCGAACGGGTTCAACCCCGGCGCGTTCGTCGAGGTGTTCGAGGTCATCCCCTTCCACTGGTACATGTTCAACAGCTTCGTGATCGCGACGGCGTCGACGATCATCGTCCTCGTCGTCGCGAGCCTCGCGGGGTACGCGTTCGGCCGGCTCGAGTTCCCCGGCAAAGTGCCGATGATGTTGCTCGTGCTCGTCGTGTCCTTTTTCCCGCCGGCGGCCTTCTTCATCCCGCTGAACGACCTGTTCAACCTCCAGTTCGCCGTCCTCGAGCCGGTCACGGGCGACGGCAGCCTCTACAACACCCCCGGCGCGATGGTGATGCCGCTGTCGGCGCTGTTCATGCCGCTGGCCATCTTCATCCTCACGACCTTCTACTCACAGATCCCCGACGGCTTAGAGGACGCCGCCCGCGTCGAGGGGACGACCCGACTCGGTGCGCTGTTTCGCGTCATCATCCCGCTGTCGGCCCCCGGCGTGGCGACTGCGGGCGTGTTGACGTTCATCGCCGTCTACAACGAGTTCTTCTTCTCGTTCCTGATGACCGACGGCCAGCCCGAGAACTGGGCGCCGATCCTCGAGGGCATCCTGGGCTACCAGGGCCAGTACGAGGTGCTGTACCACCTCATGGCCGCCGCGAGCATCATCGGCGTCATCCCGGTCGCGATCCTCGTGATCGTGGCCCAGGAGAAGATCGTCAGCGGCCTCACTGCCGGCGCACTCAAGGAGTGA
- a CDS encoding ABC transporter ATP-binding protein codes for MARVRLENVTKRYEDITAVDDVSLEVEDGEFVTFVGPSGCGKSTTMETVAGLTKPSDGQVYIGDDDVTTLAPKDRGVAMVFQNIALFPHMDVYENISFGLRLRKYDDEEVRRRVERAAEIVQLEGMLERMPDELSGGQRQRVAIARAIVRDPDVFLMDEPLANLDAKLRVHMRTELQRLHRELGTTIIYVTHDQAEAMTMSNRIAVLNKGKLQQIAPPLTCYNEPTNLFVAGFIGSPSMNFVEGEVVEDGLETKNFDVALEPDVIPGASVGDAVTLGVRPEDVHLAEFADTLADPTDLIDARTDVIEPMGDEIFVYLMLAEDETRTMDEDVTTSPDQLLMSVTSDTDLEADQSVDVVLDRSNVHLFDTESGDALVHGLVDLERTEPDTGRTQTEADS; via the coding sequence ATGGCACGAGTACGACTCGAGAACGTCACGAAACGCTACGAAGACATTACCGCGGTCGACGACGTGAGCCTCGAGGTCGAGGACGGCGAGTTCGTCACCTTCGTCGGTCCCTCGGGGTGTGGCAAGTCGACCACGATGGAGACCGTCGCGGGGCTGACGAAGCCGAGCGATGGGCAGGTGTACATCGGCGACGACGACGTCACCACCCTCGCCCCCAAGGACAGAGGCGTCGCGATGGTCTTCCAGAACATCGCGCTGTTCCCGCACATGGACGTCTACGAGAACATCTCCTTCGGCCTCCGGCTGCGCAAGTACGACGACGAGGAAGTCAGGCGTCGCGTCGAGCGAGCGGCCGAGATCGTCCAGCTCGAGGGAATGCTCGAGCGGATGCCGGACGAGCTCTCGGGCGGCCAACGCCAGCGGGTGGCGATCGCCAGGGCGATCGTCCGCGACCCGGACGTCTTCCTGATGGACGAGCCGCTGGCGAATCTGGACGCGAAGCTGCGCGTCCACATGCGAACCGAGCTCCAGCGGCTCCACCGCGAGCTCGGGACGACGATCATCTACGTCACGCACGACCAGGCCGAGGCGATGACGATGTCGAACCGGATCGCGGTGTTGAACAAGGGGAAGCTCCAGCAGATCGCCCCGCCGCTTACGTGCTACAACGAGCCGACCAACCTGTTCGTCGCGGGCTTCATCGGTTCGCCGTCGATGAACTTCGTCGAGGGCGAGGTCGTCGAGGACGGCTTAGAGACGAAGAACTTCGACGTCGCGCTCGAGCCTGACGTGATTCCCGGCGCGAGCGTGGGTGACGCGGTCACCCTCGGGGTCCGCCCCGAGGACGTTCACCTGGCGGAGTTCGCCGACACGCTCGCCGATCCGACCGACCTGATCGACGCCCGGACCGACGTGATCGAGCCGATGGGCGACGAGATCTTCGTCTACCTCATGCTCGCCGAGGACGAGACGCGGACGATGGACGAGGACGTGACGACCTCGCCCGACCAGCTGTTGATGAGCGTCACCTCCGACACCGACCTCGAGGCCGACCAGTCCGTCGACGTCGTGCTCGACCGGTCGAACGTCCACCTGTTCGATACCGAATCCGGCGACGCCCTCGTCCACGGACTCGTCGACCTCGAGCGAACCGAACCGGACACTGGGCGGACCCAGACCGAGGCGGATAGCTAG
- a CDS encoding Gfo/Idh/MocA family protein: protein MTRDRTDVRTGIVGLGNIGQYHAERLLDLGVELVGGMDVADDARRSFARRYGVDVYDDHDELYDDVDAVIVTTPNRFHEEYAVDAFDRDLHVLLEKPLAHDLESAERIAAAAAASDATCMVGFNNRFSNAVRIVRNRIQRGDLGRVTHLEANYVRRRGVPGRGSWFTRRAIAGGGALIDLGVHAIDLALYLLEYPDVLEVAGVTRSEFGPRENYAYLEMWGEDAGPEGFDVDDSASAFVRCAGNRSISLEVAWATNRPSNHEFVVHGTEAAARFDLLENDLTIHAAGTGGSDHLEDTTVTTRQNDTHSDEQRAFFDAIVAGRDVGESVEHALAVQRIIDAIYRSSDAERTVSLTDE from the coding sequence ATGACGAGAGATCGAACCGACGTCAGAACCGGCATCGTTGGCCTCGGAAATATCGGCCAGTACCACGCCGAACGCCTCCTCGACCTCGGCGTGGAGCTGGTCGGTGGCATGGACGTCGCCGACGACGCCCGACGCTCCTTCGCCAGACGGTACGGCGTCGACGTCTACGACGACCACGACGAGCTGTACGACGACGTCGACGCCGTCATCGTCACGACGCCGAACCGGTTCCACGAGGAGTACGCCGTCGACGCCTTCGACCGCGACCTCCACGTCCTGCTCGAGAAACCGCTCGCCCACGACCTCGAGAGCGCCGAACGGATCGCTGCCGCGGCGGCGGCGTCGGACGCCACCTGCATGGTCGGCTTCAACAACCGCTTTTCCAACGCCGTCCGAATCGTCAGGAACCGGATCCAGCGTGGTGACCTCGGCCGCGTAACGCACCTCGAGGCCAACTACGTCCGCCGGCGAGGCGTCCCCGGCCGCGGCTCGTGGTTCACCCGCCGGGCGATCGCCGGCGGCGGCGCCCTCATCGACCTGGGCGTCCACGCGATCGACCTCGCGCTCTACTTACTCGAGTATCCCGACGTCCTCGAGGTCGCCGGCGTCACGCGCTCTGAGTTCGGCCCTCGCGAGAACTACGCCTACCTCGAGATGTGGGGCGAGGACGCCGGGCCGGAAGGGTTCGACGTCGACGACTCCGCGAGCGCGTTCGTCCGCTGTGCCGGCAACCGGTCGATCTCGCTCGAGGTCGCCTGGGCGACTAACCGCCCATCGAACCACGAGTTCGTCGTCCACGGCACCGAGGCCGCTGCCCGCTTCGACCTGCTCGAGAACGACCTCACGATCCACGCCGCCGGGACGGGTGGATCCGACCACCTCGAGGACACGACGGTGACGACCCGCCAGAACGACACCCACTCGGACGAACAGCGGGCCTTCTTCGACGCCATCGTGGCCGGCCGCGACGTCGGCGAGAGCGTCGAGCACGCGCTGGCCGTCCAGCGAATCATCGACGCGATCTATCGCTCGAGCGACGCGGAACGAACCGTTTCACTCACCGACGAGTGA
- a CDS encoding universal stress protein, with product MFDTVVVATDGSKSVSRAVDVGLDLASRFDADVHALSVVDAGEVDASPEQLRDELEVALETNAESALATVRERTGAGITTAVREGHPAPEICAYAREVDADLVVTGTRGRHGENRLLLGSVAEKVVRTAPVPVLTVRQLEIGEQTAAGA from the coding sequence ATGTTCGATACGGTCGTCGTCGCAACTGACGGTTCGAAGAGCGTTAGCCGGGCCGTCGACGTCGGCCTCGACCTCGCCTCCCGATTCGACGCCGACGTGCACGCGCTCTCGGTCGTCGACGCCGGCGAAGTCGACGCCTCACCCGAACAGCTCCGCGACGAACTCGAGGTCGCCCTCGAGACCAACGCCGAGAGCGCCCTGGCAACGGTCCGGGAGCGAACCGGCGCGGGGATCACGACCGCGGTGCGTGAGGGGCACCCTGCCCCCGAGATCTGTGCGTACGCCCGCGAGGTCGACGCCGACCTCGTCGTCACCGGCACCCGGGGTCGCCACGGCGAGAACCGGCTCTTACTGGGCAGCGTCGCCGAAAAAGTGGTCCGAACCGCTCCCGTCCCGGTGCTGACCGTCCGGCAACTCGAGATCGGCGAGCAGACGGCCGCCGGCGCGTAG
- a CDS encoding universal stress protein — translation MDVSEPFTVDMVLAPVDGSEESATAVEYAVAVAERYDASVHALYVLGRGVVKGMNAGTVDENDVAETAREFLGDVEAVTTEADVPLSTSMTQGFSETRKTRHPGSVVLDAAESIGADFIVLPREPDDTSPDVLEHAAEYVLAYASQPVLSV, via the coding sequence ATGGACGTCAGCGAGCCGTTTACGGTCGACATGGTTCTCGCGCCGGTCGACGGGAGCGAGGAGTCCGCCACCGCAGTCGAGTACGCCGTCGCCGTCGCCGAGCGCTACGACGCGTCGGTCCACGCGCTGTACGTCCTCGGACGCGGCGTCGTCAAAGGAATGAACGCGGGGACCGTCGACGAGAACGACGTCGCCGAAACCGCCCGGGAGTTCCTCGGCGACGTCGAGGCCGTCACGACCGAGGCGGACGTCCCGCTATCGACCTCGATGACCCAGGGCTTCTCGGAGACGCGCAAGACCCGCCACCCCGGAAGCGTCGTCCTCGACGCCGCCGAATCCATCGGCGCCGACTTCATCGTGCTCCCGCGAGAGCCGGACGACACCTCGCCGGACGTGCTCGAGCACGCCGCCGAGTACGTCCTCGCGTACGCGAGCCAGCCGGTTCTCTCGGTATAG